Proteins encoded in a region of the Rhodococcus sp. SBT000017 genome:
- the malQ gene encoding 4-alpha-glucanotransferase: MTRARRTGTIIDVDYSQALRSLARRLGTSTSYRGWDDTVRDVSDDTLRQVLAARGYATESTEDVDRALADIENAPWRRLLPPVVVATQGTDAVVWVHVPHGNPVEVSMVSEDGETIEVTQADVWVDPRVVDGRLIGRATFVVPGSAPLGWHSLTATTISEDNTVRTSDTVVVVTPKSLSPNAELTDRQRTGLLTQLYSVRSRRSWGIGDLGDLEDMADIAGREHGFDYLLVNPLHADRPTTPVEASPYLPTTRRFFNSLYIRVENIRETALLSPEQFGKVQKAAKRFDKANKRTGKLNRDSTFTAKLRALERVHKVERSPARESAFRAFVEREGSGLRDFAVWSALAEKFGPESSAWTDRAAHPRTDFVLEQRTKLAERIDFHMWLQWICDEQLAAAQRSALDAGMDIGIMHDLAVGVARGGADAWALGDVLASGVTVGAPPDNFNQQGQNWNQPPWDPDRLRELAYVPYRDMLRTILRHAGGIRVDHILGLFRLWWIPQEAENAGGGTYVEYDHEALIGILALEAERAGAVVVGEDLGVFEPMVQEYLTERGIFGTSILWFEADESGPIPPENYRSLCLTSVTTHDLPPTAGYLDGEHIDLRSRLGLLERDIDSEKEVDARKREAVLDMARERGLLDADADNHDTVEALHRLVQRSPSLLIGVALVDAVGEHRIQNQPGTDETQYENWKIPLADAKGKRVLVDDLVDHPRMVSLVSAMADRVDSPATPGSTIEE, encoded by the coding sequence ATGACGCGGGCGCGGCGAACTGGCACGATCATCGATGTGGACTACTCGCAGGCACTTCGCTCTCTCGCCCGACGTCTCGGCACATCGACCTCGTACCGAGGCTGGGACGACACCGTTCGCGACGTGAGCGACGACACCCTGCGTCAGGTGCTCGCCGCGCGCGGCTACGCAACCGAATCGACCGAGGACGTCGACCGAGCTCTGGCCGACATCGAGAACGCGCCGTGGCGGCGCCTGCTTCCGCCGGTGGTGGTCGCCACCCAGGGCACCGATGCCGTGGTGTGGGTGCATGTGCCACACGGCAATCCGGTCGAGGTCTCGATGGTCTCCGAGGACGGCGAGACCATCGAGGTGACCCAGGCCGACGTCTGGGTCGATCCCCGTGTGGTCGACGGCCGCCTCATCGGTCGCGCCACGTTCGTCGTTCCCGGCAGTGCACCGCTCGGTTGGCACAGCCTGACCGCGACGACGATAAGCGAGGACAACACGGTCCGAACATCGGACACGGTCGTCGTGGTCACTCCGAAGTCGTTGTCACCCAACGCAGAACTGACAGACCGGCAACGGACGGGTCTGCTAACCCAGTTGTATTCGGTGCGATCGAGACGATCGTGGGGAATCGGTGATCTCGGTGATCTCGAGGACATGGCCGACATCGCCGGCCGCGAGCACGGGTTCGACTACCTCCTCGTCAATCCGCTGCACGCCGACCGACCCACCACACCGGTCGAGGCGTCGCCCTATCTGCCGACCACCCGCCGGTTCTTCAATTCCCTCTACATCCGAGTGGAGAACATTCGCGAAACCGCGCTGCTGTCGCCGGAACAGTTCGGCAAGGTCCAGAAAGCAGCGAAGCGGTTCGACAAGGCCAACAAGCGAACCGGAAAGCTGAATCGAGACTCGACCTTCACGGCGAAACTGCGTGCCCTGGAACGTGTTCACAAGGTGGAACGGAGCCCGGCCCGCGAGTCCGCATTCCGGGCGTTCGTCGAACGCGAGGGTTCCGGGCTGCGCGATTTCGCGGTGTGGAGCGCCCTGGCGGAGAAGTTCGGACCCGAGAGCTCGGCGTGGACCGACAGGGCAGCACACCCGCGCACCGACTTCGTGCTCGAGCAACGCACCAAACTCGCCGAGCGCATCGACTTCCACATGTGGCTGCAGTGGATCTGCGACGAGCAGTTGGCCGCCGCGCAACGTTCGGCACTCGATGCAGGGATGGACATCGGCATCATGCACGACCTCGCCGTCGGCGTGGCTCGCGGCGGAGCCGATGCCTGGGCGCTCGGTGACGTGTTGGCGTCGGGAGTCACGGTGGGCGCGCCGCCGGACAACTTCAACCAGCAGGGCCAGAACTGGAACCAACCCCCGTGGGATCCCGACCGACTCCGCGAACTGGCGTACGTCCCGTACCGCGACATGCTGCGCACGATCCTGCGTCATGCCGGCGGCATCCGCGTCGACCACATCCTGGGACTGTTCCGCCTGTGGTGGATTCCGCAGGAGGCCGAGAATGCCGGCGGCGGAACGTATGTCGAGTACGACCACGAGGCCCTGATCGGCATCCTGGCCCTCGAGGCCGAACGCGCAGGCGCAGTGGTGGTCGGTGAGGATCTCGGTGTCTTCGAGCCGATGGTGCAGGAGTACCTCACCGAACGCGGCATCTTCGGCACCTCGATCCTGTGGTTCGAAGCCGACGAATCCGGACCGATCCCGCCGGAGAACTACCGCAGCCTGTGTCTGACGTCGGTGACCACACACGATCTGCCGCCCACGGCCGGATACCTCGACGGCGAACACATCGACCTGCGCTCACGTCTCGGACTGCTCGAACGCGATATCGACTCCGAGAAGGAGGTCGACGCGCGCAAACGGGAGGCAGTTCTCGACATGGCGCGCGAGCGCGGATTGCTCGACGCCGACGCCGACAACCACGACACGGTGGAAGCTCTGCATCGCCTCGTCCAGCGCAGTCCGTCACTGCTGATCGGTGTCGCTCTCGTGGACGCCGTCGGAGAACATCGCATCCAGAACCAGCCCGGTACCGACGAAACCCAGTACGAGAACTGGAAGATCCCGTTGGCCGACGCGAAAGGCAAGCGAGTGCTCGTCGACGACCTCGTCGATCACCCACGCATGGTCTCGTTGGTGAGCGCAATGGCCGACCGAGTCGACAGCCCGGCGACGCCGGGGTCCACAATCGAAGAATGA
- a CDS encoding ATP-binding protein — protein sequence MAGVSKIEELERGSGAPVELRVRAEADQLPVVRAVAETLAVLSDFTLDDIADVKLVVDEVCSQLIKGSVADAELSCTFAVSDSGIRIVVTSTLAPTSVPKKDSFGWHVLQTLTDTIELRADDAVEGEAGRTVAIDVVKRRSKV from the coding sequence ATGGCTGGGGTCAGCAAGATCGAAGAACTGGAGCGAGGTTCCGGTGCACCGGTCGAGCTGAGGGTACGTGCAGAGGCCGACCAGCTCCCGGTGGTTCGTGCCGTCGCCGAAACGCTCGCAGTGCTCAGTGACTTCACGCTCGACGACATCGCCGACGTGAAGCTGGTCGTGGACGAAGTGTGTTCGCAGCTGATCAAGGGCTCGGTGGCCGATGCAGAGCTCTCGTGCACGTTCGCCGTGAGCGACTCCGGAATCCGGATCGTCGTCACCTCCACGCTTGCACCGACGTCCGTGCCGAAGAAGGACAGCTTCGGCTGGCACGTGCTGCAGACGTTGACCGACACCATCGAACTGCGCGCCGACGACGCGGTCGAGGGCGAGGCGGGTCGCACGGTCGCGATCGACGTGGTCAAGCGGAGGAGCAAGGTCTAG
- a CDS encoding SigB/SigF/SigG family RNA polymerase sigma factor, protein MPVPHERSTRRESDDYSDVVALIQQMQALDENSPQRRVLRDRIITRCLPLAEHIARRFGGRGEAHEDLLQVSRLGLVNAVDRFDIERGSDFVSFAVPTIMGEARRYFRDAGWSVRVPRRMKELNSMISQAVGSLSQKLGRAPTASEIAAELGIDVKEASQALLARSAYQTVSVDSVVSEDRLPLMDTLGADDPELEKMESYLAVRPALEKLPERERRIVVLRFFGSMTQTQIAEKVGISQMHVSRILARTLAQLREDLGED, encoded by the coding sequence GTGCCTGTGCCGCACGAACGAAGCACACGGCGAGAGTCCGACGATTACAGCGACGTTGTCGCGCTGATCCAGCAGATGCAGGCGCTCGACGAGAATTCACCGCAGCGCCGAGTGCTGCGCGATCGCATAATCACCCGCTGCCTTCCTCTCGCAGAACACATCGCGCGCCGCTTCGGCGGTCGCGGCGAAGCACACGAGGACCTGCTGCAGGTCTCACGTCTCGGTTTGGTGAACGCAGTCGACAGATTCGACATCGAACGCGGCTCGGATTTCGTGTCGTTCGCCGTGCCCACGATCATGGGTGAGGCTCGCCGCTACTTCCGCGACGCGGGATGGTCGGTCCGGGTACCGCGGCGCATGAAGGAACTGAACTCGATGATCTCCCAGGCGGTGGGATCGTTGTCGCAGAAGCTCGGTCGAGCTCCGACCGCCAGCGAGATCGCCGCCGAACTCGGGATCGACGTCAAGGAAGCCTCGCAGGCGCTGCTTGCGCGCAGCGCGTATCAGACTGTCTCGGTCGACTCGGTGGTCAGCGAGGATCGTTTGCCGCTGATGGACACCCTCGGTGCCGACGATCCCGAACTCGAGAAGATGGAGAGCTATCTCGCGGTGCGCCCAGCACTCGAGAAGTTGCCCGAGCGGGAGCGTCGCATCGTCGTGCTCAGATTCTTCGGGTCGATGACTCAGACACAGATCGCGGAGAAGGTGGGGATTTCGCAGATGCACGTCTCGCGAATCCTGGCTCGTACTCTGGCTCAACTGCGCGAGGACCTCGGCGAGGATTGA
- a CDS encoding alpha/beta fold hydrolase has product MSMYDDVDENIGVRRVTGLAVSHDFSRAVIVIAALDDSRTEYRTSLWEIGVDGGSQARRLTHGEWGENAPVFTPAGDLLFSRRSSKDDPARLWILPASGGEARVLETRSAGLSEIRTARSGHGLVGFSPVFGSSSTDEDDDALRTERKANKVDAILHTGVPVRFWDHDLGPATPHLFAGSTDGTTGLRDLTSDAAGGLQEAAFDISADGSFVVSTWAVPGALATVRTVLVRIDTATGELTTIGDDVDADLGAPAISPDGASVVFVRESLTTPEDAPRMTLQRYDFGTSSVVDVAPGWDRWPIDPVWLPDGSGVLVTADDDGRSPIFVLREGAEPRRLTNTNDAYTHVHVSSDGTRVLALAASYLAAPHPVSIDLSDGTVVDLDTSIDRCPLPGTLTEIDTVVDDGARVRGWLALPEGASDAAPAPLLLWVHGGPLSSWNTWSWRWNPWLMVARGYAVLLPDPALSTGYGQEFVQRGWGAWGKAPFTDLMALTDVAAALPDIDDTRTAAMGGSFGGYMANWIAGHTDRFDAIVTHASLWALDQFGPTTDAPYYWAREMSPEMAVENSPHLFVADIATPMLVIHGDKDYRVPIGEGLRLWYELLSESGLPADDEGNTDHRFLYFPAENHWILSPQHAKVWYEVVLAFLAQHVLGERVSMPRILGH; this is encoded by the coding sequence ATGAGCATGTACGACGACGTCGACGAGAACATCGGAGTCCGTAGGGTCACGGGCCTGGCGGTATCGCACGATTTCTCGCGGGCGGTGATCGTGATTGCGGCACTGGATGATTCGCGGACCGAGTATCGAACTTCGTTGTGGGAGATCGGTGTCGACGGTGGTTCGCAGGCGCGCCGCCTCACCCACGGCGAGTGGGGTGAGAACGCTCCGGTGTTCACCCCGGCGGGCGATCTGTTGTTCTCCCGCCGATCGAGCAAGGACGATCCGGCCCGGCTGTGGATTCTGCCTGCCTCGGGCGGGGAGGCGCGAGTGCTCGAGACTCGGTCCGCCGGTCTGAGCGAGATCCGAACCGCCCGTTCCGGACATGGGCTCGTCGGGTTCTCGCCGGTGTTCGGATCGTCGAGCACCGATGAGGACGACGACGCTCTGCGCACCGAGCGCAAGGCGAACAAGGTGGATGCAATTCTCCACACCGGGGTTCCGGTGCGTTTCTGGGATCACGATCTCGGTCCTGCGACACCGCATCTGTTCGCCGGATCGACCGACGGCACGACGGGGTTGCGTGATCTGACCTCGGATGCGGCCGGAGGCCTGCAGGAGGCGGCGTTCGACATCAGTGCCGACGGTTCGTTCGTCGTGTCCACCTGGGCCGTCCCCGGCGCTCTGGCTACCGTGCGGACGGTGCTGGTGCGCATCGACACCGCGACGGGGGAGCTCACCACGATCGGCGACGACGTCGATGCCGACCTGGGCGCGCCGGCGATCTCGCCCGACGGCGCGTCCGTGGTGTTCGTGCGTGAATCGCTCACCACTCCCGAGGATGCGCCTCGAATGACGCTGCAGCGCTACGATTTCGGGACTTCTTCCGTCGTCGACGTTGCGCCGGGTTGGGATCGGTGGCCGATCGATCCGGTGTGGCTGCCGGACGGATCGGGGGTGCTGGTGACCGCGGACGACGACGGCCGGTCCCCGATCTTCGTGCTCCGCGAGGGCGCGGAGCCGCGTCGGCTGACGAACACGAACGACGCGTACACCCATGTTCACGTGTCCTCGGACGGAACCAGGGTGCTGGCACTCGCCGCGTCCTATCTGGCTGCCCCGCATCCGGTGTCGATCGACCTGTCCGACGGCACCGTTGTCGACCTCGACACCTCCATCGACCGCTGTCCGTTGCCCGGAACTCTCACCGAGATCGACACCGTCGTCGACGACGGTGCCCGGGTGCGCGGTTGGCTGGCACTGCCCGAGGGGGCTTCGGACGCGGCACCCGCACCGCTGCTGCTGTGGGTGCACGGCGGGCCGCTGAGCTCGTGGAACACGTGGTCGTGGCGGTGGAATCCATGGCTGATGGTCGCTCGCGGGTACGCGGTGCTGCTGCCGGATCCGGCTCTGTCCACCGGATACGGCCAGGAGTTCGTGCAGCGAGGGTGGGGAGCGTGGGGCAAAGCCCCGTTCACCGACCTGATGGCGTTGACCGACGTCGCGGCTGCGCTACCCGACATCGACGACACCCGCACCGCGGCGATGGGCGGATCCTTCGGCGGCTACATGGCCAACTGGATCGCCGGGCACACCGACCGGTTCGACGCGATCGTCACCCACGCGAGCCTGTGGGCGCTCGATCAATTCGGACCGACCACCGATGCGCCGTACTACTGGGCGCGCGAGATGTCCCCGGAGATGGCGGTGGAGAACTCCCCACACCTGTTCGTCGCGGACATCGCCACGCCGATGCTGGTCATCCACGGCGACAAGGACTATCGAGTGCCGATCGGCGAGGGCCTACGGCTGTGGTACGAACTGCTCAGCGAATCCGGCCTGCCCGCCGACGACGAGGGCAACACCGACCATCGTTTCCTCTACTTCCCGGCCGAGAACCACTGGATTCTGAGTCCCCAGCACGCCAAGGTCTGGTACGAGGTGGTGCTGGCATTCCTGGCGCAGCACGTGCTGGGCGAGAGGGTGTCGATGCCCCGAATCCTCGGCCACTAG
- a CDS encoding valine--tRNA ligase: MTSSAPEHSENPADSIDLPKSWDPSAVEAELYRSWVDAGYFEADATSGKPPYSIVLPPPNVTGSLHMGHALDHTLMDALSRRKRMLGYEVLWLPGMDHAGIATQTVVEKQLAADGKTKEEFGRELFIDKVWDWKRESGGTIGGQMRRIGDGVDWSRERFTMDGGLSEAVQTMFKRMFDDGLIYRAERLVNWSPVLQTAISDIEVKFEDVEGELVSLRYGSLDDSEPHVIVATTRVETMLGDTAVAVHPDDERYKALVGTTLEHPFTGRQIPIIADDYVDPEFGTGAVKITPAHDPNDFEMGVRHSLPMPSIMDKAGRIADTGTQFDGMDRFEARVKVREALAEQGRVVAEKRPYLHSVGHSERSGEPIEPRLSLQWWVKVDTLAKAAGDAVRNGDTVIHPKSQEPRWFAWVDNMHDWCISRQLWWGHRIPIWYGPDGETVCLGPGETPPEGWEQDPDVLDTWFSSGLWPFSTMGWPDATADLEKFYPTGVLVTGYDILFFWVARMMMFGTYVGADDAITAGKQGPQVPFRDVFLHGLIRDQFGKKMSKSRGNGIDPLDWVDRFGADALRFTLARGANPGADMSVGEDHAQSSRNFANKLFNATKFALMNGAAPAELPRRGELTDADRWILDRLEQVRAEVDSAFDRYEFSKACEALYHFAWDEVCDWYLEIAKVQFADDAIAATTRGVLGNVLDALLRLLHPVIPFVTEALWKVLTGGESLVIAAWPAATTESLDPVAAQRIEDMQRLITEVRRFRSDQGLKPSQKVAARIVGVSESDLDGQISAVTALARLTEPGEDFAATASVEVRLSKATVVVELDTSGTVDLVAERARLVKDLAAAEKELAQTTGKLGNEAFLAKAPDAVVDKIRTRQTIAGEEIARISARLESMGT, from the coding sequence GTGACCAGTTCAGCGCCAGAGCACTCAGAGAACCCCGCCGATTCGATCGACCTGCCCAAGAGCTGGGATCCCAGTGCGGTCGAGGCAGAGCTGTACCGGTCCTGGGTCGACGCCGGGTACTTCGAAGCCGACGCCACCAGCGGCAAACCGCCCTACTCCATAGTGCTGCCCCCGCCCAACGTCACGGGCAGCCTGCACATGGGCCACGCTCTCGACCACACGTTGATGGATGCGCTGAGCCGTCGTAAGCGGATGCTCGGGTACGAGGTGCTGTGGTTGCCGGGCATGGACCACGCGGGTATCGCCACCCAGACCGTCGTGGAAAAGCAGCTCGCTGCCGACGGAAAGACCAAGGAAGAGTTCGGCCGCGAGCTGTTCATCGACAAGGTCTGGGACTGGAAGCGTGAATCGGGCGGAACCATCGGTGGGCAGATGCGACGCATCGGCGACGGTGTCGACTGGAGCCGAGAGCGATTCACCATGGACGGCGGCCTGTCCGAGGCCGTGCAGACAATGTTCAAGCGAATGTTCGACGACGGTTTGATCTACCGCGCCGAGCGACTGGTGAACTGGTCACCGGTACTGCAGACCGCCATCTCCGACATCGAGGTCAAGTTCGAGGACGTCGAGGGCGAACTCGTGTCGCTGCGATACGGCTCGCTCGACGATTCCGAGCCACACGTCATCGTTGCGACCACCCGAGTCGAAACGATGCTCGGTGACACCGCGGTTGCCGTTCACCCCGACGACGAGCGGTACAAGGCTCTCGTCGGCACCACCCTCGAGCACCCGTTCACCGGACGGCAGATCCCGATCATCGCCGACGACTACGTCGACCCCGAATTCGGCACCGGCGCAGTGAAGATCACCCCGGCTCACGACCCCAACGACTTCGAGATGGGCGTGCGGCACTCGTTGCCGATGCCCTCCATCATGGACAAAGCGGGCCGGATCGCCGATACCGGAACGCAATTCGACGGCATGGACCGTTTCGAGGCGCGCGTGAAGGTTCGTGAAGCACTGGCCGAGCAGGGCCGCGTCGTCGCCGAGAAGCGCCCCTACCTGCACAGTGTCGGCCACTCCGAGCGCAGCGGTGAGCCGATCGAGCCGCGCCTGTCGCTGCAGTGGTGGGTCAAGGTCGACACCCTGGCGAAGGCGGCCGGTGACGCAGTGCGTAACGGCGATACCGTCATTCACCCCAAGAGCCAGGAACCGCGATGGTTCGCCTGGGTCGACAACATGCACGACTGGTGCATCTCGCGTCAGCTCTGGTGGGGTCATCGGATTCCGATCTGGTACGGACCCGACGGCGAGACCGTCTGCCTCGGACCGGGGGAGACGCCGCCCGAGGGCTGGGAGCAGGATCCCGACGTCCTCGACACCTGGTTCTCGTCCGGGCTGTGGCCCTTCTCGACGATGGGGTGGCCCGACGCCACAGCCGATCTCGAGAAGTTCTATCCCACCGGTGTTCTCGTCACCGGATACGACATCCTGTTCTTCTGGGTCGCCCGCATGATGATGTTCGGCACCTACGTGGGAGCGGACGACGCGATCACCGCAGGCAAGCAGGGGCCGCAGGTTCCGTTCCGAGATGTGTTTCTGCACGGCCTGATTCGGGACCAGTTCGGCAAGAAGATGTCCAAGTCGCGCGGCAACGGAATCGATCCTCTCGATTGGGTCGATCGTTTCGGTGCCGACGCACTGCGCTTCACGCTCGCGCGCGGCGCGAACCCCGGTGCAGACATGTCCGTCGGCGAAGACCATGCCCAGTCGTCGCGCAACTTCGCCAACAAGTTGTTCAACGCCACCAAGTTCGCTCTGATGAACGGCGCGGCACCGGCAGAGCTGCCTCGGCGCGGCGAGCTGACCGACGCCGACCGATGGATCCTCGATCGGCTCGAACAGGTTCGGGCAGAGGTCGATTCGGCGTTCGATCGGTACGAGTTCAGCAAGGCCTGCGAGGCGCTCTATCACTTCGCCTGGGACGAGGTCTGCGACTGGTACCTCGAGATCGCCAAGGTGCAGTTCGCCGACGACGCCATCGCCGCCACCACGCGCGGAGTTCTCGGTAACGTCCTCGACGCTCTGCTGCGCCTGCTGCATCCGGTGATTCCGTTCGTCACCGAAGCGCTGTGGAAGGTGCTCACCGGCGGCGAGTCGCTGGTGATCGCGGCGTGGCCCGCTGCCACCACCGAGTCGCTGGATCCTGTTGCGGCACAACGTATCGAGGACATGCAGCGACTCATCACCGAAGTTCGCCGGTTCCGCAGCGATCAAGGACTCAAGCCGTCCCAGAAGGTAGCGGCCCGCATCGTCGGAGTCTCCGAATCCGATCTGGACGGGCAGATTTCGGCGGTCACCGCGCTTGCTCGACTGACCGAGCCCGGCGAGGACTTCGCCGCCACGGCCTCGGTGGAGGTGCGCCTGAGCAAGGCCACCGTGGTCGTCGAACTCGACACCTCGGGCACGGTAGACCTCGTCGCCGAGCGGGCCCGACTGGTGAAGGATCTCGCCGCTGCGGAGAAGGAACTCGCGCAGACCACCGGCAAGCTCGGCAACGAGGCGTTTCTCGCAAAGGCGCCGGATGCGGTGGTGGACAAGATCAGAACACGCCAGACGATCGCGGGCGAAGAGATCGCACGCATCTCGGCGCGGCTCGAATCGATGGGAACCTAA
- a CDS encoding folylpolyglutamate synthase/dihydrofolate synthase family protein has translation MTEPDAALPVPPPSPVDLAELALVEAELDKRWPETKIEPSTARISALMDLLGSPQKAYPSIHVAGTNGKTSVTRMIDALLTAFHRRTGRTTSPHLQMATERISIDGRPISPRLYVDTYNEIAPFVDMIDAQSEAAGGPRMSKFEVVTAMAFAAFAEAPVEVAVVEVGLGGRWDATNVVDGEVAVITPIGLDHVEFLGDDLAGIAGEKAGIIKKTPESLVPRDTVAILAKQQPEVSEVLLRAAVQADAAVARAGSEFTVLGRQIAVGGQQLELQGLGGVYTDVFLPLHGEHQAHNASLALAAVEAFFGAGPDRQLDQDTVRGAFATIVNPGRLERVRNAPTVFLDAAHNPHGAAALAAALTDEFDFRKLVGVVSVMADKDVGAILDALEPVFDDIVVTHNGSARAMDVDALADIAVAKFGDERVVVASTLPDALETAIGLAEEVAEPGEAVSGAGVVVTGSVVTVGAARTLFGKDPA, from the coding sequence GTGACCGAACCCGACGCCGCCCTGCCAGTACCTCCGCCGAGCCCGGTCGATCTCGCCGAGCTCGCCCTCGTGGAGGCCGAGCTCGACAAGCGTTGGCCGGAAACGAAGATCGAGCCGTCGACGGCCCGGATCTCGGCGCTGATGGACCTGCTCGGGTCGCCGCAGAAGGCGTATCCGTCGATTCACGTCGCCGGCACCAACGGCAAGACCTCGGTGACCCGCATGATCGATGCGCTCCTCACCGCATTTCACCGGCGGACGGGCCGCACCACCAGCCCGCACCTGCAGATGGCGACCGAGCGGATCAGCATCGACGGACGGCCCATCTCGCCGCGGCTCTACGTCGACACCTACAACGAGATCGCTCCGTTCGTGGACATGATCGACGCGCAGTCCGAGGCTGCGGGCGGACCCCGAATGAGCAAGTTCGAGGTGGTCACGGCCATGGCGTTCGCTGCCTTCGCCGAGGCCCCGGTCGAGGTTGCAGTCGTCGAGGTCGGACTCGGTGGGCGTTGGGACGCCACCAACGTCGTCGACGGCGAGGTTGCCGTCATCACCCCGATCGGCCTCGATCACGTCGAGTTCCTCGGTGACGATCTCGCCGGGATCGCAGGGGAGAAGGCGGGAATCATCAAGAAGACACCGGAATCGCTCGTCCCGCGCGACACCGTCGCGATTCTGGCGAAGCAGCAACCCGAGGTCTCCGAGGTCCTGCTGCGGGCAGCAGTGCAGGCGGACGCTGCGGTGGCGCGGGCCGGATCGGAGTTCACCGTGCTCGGCAGGCAGATCGCCGTGGGCGGCCAGCAACTGGAACTGCAGGGACTCGGCGGGGTGTACACCGACGTCTTCCTGCCGTTGCACGGCGAACATCAGGCACACAATGCCTCGCTCGCGCTGGCGGCGGTCGAGGCGTTCTTCGGTGCCGGTCCGGATCGCCAACTCGATCAGGACACCGTGCGCGGCGCGTTCGCAACGATCGTCAATCCGGGTCGGCTCGAGCGGGTGCGCAACGCCCCGACCGTGTTCCTCGACGCCGCGCACAACCCGCACGGGGCAGCAGCGCTCGCCGCCGCCCTCACCGACGAATTCGATTTCCGCAAACTCGTCGGCGTCGTCAGCGTGATGGCGGACAAGGACGTCGGAGCAATTCTCGACGCACTGGAACCGGTGTTCGACGACATCGTCGTCACCCACAACGGGTCGGCGCGGGCGATGGACGTGGACGCGTTGGCCGACATCGCGGTGGCCAAGTTCGGTGACGAACGCGTCGTGGTGGCGTCGACACTGCCCGATGCCCTGGAGACTGCGATCGGGTTGGCCGAGGAAGTCGCCGAGCCGGGGGAGGCCGTGTCCGGTGCCGGAGTCGTGGTGACCGGATCCGTGGTGACCGTCGGTGCAGCTCGCACTCTGTTCGGAAAGGACCCCGCGTGA
- a CDS encoding DUF4233 domain-containing protein, producing MSETEFRPPLNDPWKGFRGVCAGTLVLEAIVVLLSLPVVAVVGGGATWFSSIYIVLLAVAMIAGAGKQGKSWAMKFNLILQVFVLLGTVFHLSIGIVGLIFIAVWLYLLYLRRDITERIRRGMLPGQRD from the coding sequence GTGAGCGAGACAGAGTTCAGACCACCGTTGAACGACCCGTGGAAGGGGTTCCGCGGTGTCTGTGCAGGAACGTTGGTGCTCGAAGCCATCGTGGTTCTGCTCTCGCTGCCCGTGGTCGCCGTCGTGGGCGGTGGGGCAACGTGGTTTTCCAGCATCTACATCGTTCTGCTCGCGGTCGCGATGATCGCAGGCGCCGGCAAGCAGGGTAAGTCCTGGGCGATGAAGTTCAATCTCATTCTGCAGGTGTTCGTTCTGCTCGGAACGGTGTTCCATCTGTCCATCGGCATCGTCGGCCTGATCTTCATTGCGGTCTGGCTGTATCTGCTGTACCTGCGCCGTGACATCACCGAGCGGATCAGACGAGGAATGTTGCCCGGGCAGCGTGACTGA
- the ndk gene encoding nucleoside-diphosphate kinase, with the protein MTDRTLVLIKPDGVARRYVGEILGRVEKKGLSIVALELKTVSRELASAHYAEHESKPFFPELLEFITSGPVVAAVLEGPRAIAAFRQIAGGTDPVAKAVPGTIRGDLALDGQQNLVHGSDSVESAEREIALWFPGLA; encoded by the coding sequence GTGACCGACCGCACCCTTGTACTGATCAAGCCCGACGGAGTTGCCCGGCGCTACGTAGGAGAGATCCTCGGCCGCGTGGAGAAGAAGGGTCTGAGCATCGTCGCACTCGAGCTCAAGACCGTCTCCCGCGAATTGGCCTCGGCTCACTACGCGGAGCACGAGAGCAAGCCGTTCTTCCCCGAACTCCTCGAGTTCATCACGTCCGGACCGGTAGTGGCCGCAGTTCTCGAAGGCCCCCGCGCCATCGCTGCCTTCCGCCAGATCGCAGGCGGCACCGACCCCGTGGCCAAGGCGGTTCCCGGCACCATCCGCGGTGACCTCGCCCTCGACGGTCAGCAGAACCTGGTTCACGGATCGGATTCCGTGGAATCGGCCGAGCGCGAGATCGCACTCTGGTTCCCCGGCCTCGCCTGA